A single genomic interval of Sphingobacteriales bacterium harbors:
- a CDS encoding twin-arginine translocase TatA/TatE family subunit → MNHLLFLGNIGFNEMLVILLVVLVLFGGRKIPELARGIGQGIREFNNARNNVQKELEEGIKAEEKKTEPTAK, encoded by the coding sequence ATGAACCACCTACTATTTTTAGGCAATATTGGCTTCAACGAAATGTTGGTTATTCTTTTAGTAGTTTTGGTACTTTTTGGTGGTCGTAAAATTCCGGAATTAGCACGCGGCATAGGCCAAGGCATCCGCGAGTTTAACAATGCCCGCAATAATGTACAAAAAGAACTTGAAGAAGGCATAAAAGCCGAAGAGAAAAAAACAGAACCAACGGCAAAATAA
- a CDS encoding CopD family protein, which translates to MNMTYLTALHVIFVITWFSGLFYLGRLFLYNREAADKPQPESTILHQQFNLMIKRLLMGVIWPSSILTLVIGIWLLLTYPIKPLPVWLHIKTTLVLLLFIFQHVLHRIYKQQRQLVFKYTSNQLNIINQVPALFLACIVSLAVVKEPISLAYGLMGFVLFVGVIRIYKIIRKT; encoded by the coding sequence ATGAATATGACCTACCTTACAGCGTTACATGTTATTTTTGTTATAACATGGTTTAGTGGTTTATTTTATTTAGGTCGCTTATTTTTGTACAACCGTGAAGCAGCCGATAAACCCCAACCCGAAAGCACCATTTTGCACCAACAGTTTAATTTAATGATTAAACGGTTGCTAATGGGGGTAATTTGGCCATCGAGTATTTTAACCCTTGTGATTGGCATTTGGTTGTTGTTGACATACCCCATCAAACCATTACCCGTTTGGTTGCACATAAAAACTACTTTAGTGCTGCTATTATTTATATTTCAACACGTATTGCACCGAATATACAAACAACAACGGCAGTTAGTGTTTAAATACACAAGTAACCAACTGAACATTATTAACCAGGTGCCAGCCTTGTTTTTAGCATGTATAGTAAGTTTGGCAGTTGTAAAAGAGCCAATAAGCCTTGCTTACGGCTTGATGGGCTTTGTTTTGTTTGTAGGTGTTATCCGGATATATAAAATTATCCGGAAAACTTAG